The Streptococcus parasanguinis genomic sequence TGCATAATAGAGCAGACCATTGGTTCCGTAAAAATCACCAAACGGTACTTGACCCTTGGTCATTGCCCAGCCAGCATACAAGTTTTGAGATTGTTGATTGGTTGCAAAACGGGTTAAAAATGGCACCCCGACATGCAGTAAACTAATCAAGAGACTCAACACAAAAGGAATCGCTAGGGGCACTGGACGCTTGGATTGACGACGGATCGGCTCAACTGCCACATCTGCTTCTAGCTCTTCCGTATTCTCTTCTACCTTAGATGCTTCCGCTTTTGCCGCTTCAACTCCCGCCTTACGCGAACGACGACTCATCCGACTGAGCGTTTGCTCCGCTTCCTGTTCAGATTCTTGTGTAGGTTCTGCTACTGCTTCTGGCTTGGCATCACTAATTTCCTCTGATGCCTCCATTGCAACCGGCTCCTCCAAGACTTCTGCCTGCTGGCTATGAGTCGGCTCTTCTTCACGAAAGACTGATTTATCTAGCACTTCGCGAATTTCACGTGTATCCTGAAAACTGTCTCCCACGTGAAGCCCTAACTTTTTCGAAGTCATTTCTTGCTCTTTTTCGCTCATTCTTTTTCCTTTTCTTCGCTATTCCTCTGCTCTTTCCTTTTAGAAAAAAGCCCATTATCTTCTCTAGTATACCAAATTCTGCCGACCATGTCAGCCTCTTGCCACATAGTCCTATGGAAAAAGAGTCAGGCATCTCGATTCCTGACTCTGATTTTCGTTTTTATACATTTACAACATCGGTGCGAACAATTGCATAATTTCCTTGATTAAGCTTTGGTGCCATGTAAAGCGGAAGGTATCCTCTGTAATTTCTTGAGACACTTCAAAGATATGGTCAAAGTCCTCACGAATCTTTTTCAAGGCAGGCGTCCGATACATCCAGACAGCATTTTCATAGTGATGGACCAAACTGCGGTAATCAAAGTTAATCGACCCTACAACCGCCATTTCATCATCGGCAAGAACTTGCTTACTGTGGACAAAACCAGGTGTGTACTCATAGATTTTCACACCAGCGTCCATCAGATCCAAGTATGCCCCACGGGTTACGATTTGGATCAATTTTTTATCCGGAATATACGGGGTCACGATGCGAACATCCACCCCACGAAGGGCCGCATTGCGGATATCTTCTGTCAAATCATAATCGATGATCAAGTAAGGAGTCGTGATATAGACGTAATCCGTCGCTTGGTTGATCATATTTTGATAAACCGTCTTTCCGACCTGCGACTTGTAAATTGGCTTTGGTCCACTCCCATAGGGAATATAGAGCCCTTCTCCTTCGACTGCCTTGTTTTCAATATGGTAGCGGTCAAAATCCTCGATTTCCCCACGGTTGATGTACCAGTTCATGAGGAAGAGTCGCGTTAAGGCCTTAACAGCTCGTCCATCCAAGCGGATAGCACTGTCCTTCCAGTGACCAAACCGCTCAATGTGGTTGATGTACTCGTCTGCCAAATTGACACCACCCGTATAGCCGATCTGCCCATCAATGACCAGAATCTTGCGGTGGTCTCGGTTGTTATATGCCACTGTTAGACGGGGGATCACCTTGTTAAACTTATGGGCATCAATCCCCATCTTTCGCAATCGTTTGGTATAGTTCCCAGCCAAGGTTGCCATACAGCCGATATCGTCATAAAGGAGTTTGACTTCAACCCCATCTTTCACTTTCTGCTCTAAAATCTCTAGGATACTGTTCCACATCAAGCCCTCATCAATGATGTAAAACTCGATGAAGATAAATTTTTTCGCCGCTCTCAGATCCTCTAGTAGTTGCTCATACATCTCCTCCCCTAGAGGGTAAAAGGTTGATGCCGTCCCATTGTAGAGATCCGCATTGTGATCCATGGATAAAATCGACTTGACCAAGCCATAAACCGCCTTGCTTTCTTGCTTGAGCTCCTTACGCAACTGATGACTATTGTCCTCTCGAAACTTCATGGACTCCATATTTTTCAGCTGGATCATTTCCTTTTTGGACAAACGTCGCTCTCCAAACATGAGGTATAAAAGCGATCCAAAGACAGGAATGACGGCAATCAAGAGCCAGGTCACCTTATTTTCAGGCGGGGTATTTCGATTAACAATAGCTAAGATTGTCGACACATATAAGAGCCCAATGACTGCAACAGATAGCCAATGAGGGAACCATCTATTGAGCCAGAAGAAGGCCGCAAAGGATGCCCATAGTTCAAAGCCCATAAACAAAATACTAAATCCATATTTGGACATTAATAGACGTAATTTTCGAAAGGTCACAGCATCCTCCTTTTTTCTTTCTACTAGTATACCAATTCTTTTTACCCGTTGCAACGACCAACCAAGCCCCTTCTAGACAAACAAAAAGAGAGTGGGACAAAAGTCCTAGCCTCTCAATTATTTTTGGATTGTCGAGCAAGACGCAGTGGTTGAGCGGGCTCTACTACGCTGATTTCGTCAGCTTTTTCAACCCTACTCAACTTTGCGGAGGTAGGACGACGAAATCGAATTCTAACGAATTACCGATTTCTGTCCCACTCTCTCTTGTCTCGTCCCTTATTGCTTGGTCAGGACAATAATCCCTTGATCATCCTCTGCTTGTTCCAAGTCTTCTAGCGACAACTGATTTCCTTCGATCCGATAGCGATAAGGCTCATCTCCGATACGCATGGATTGATTGACCGGATCAATACTAACCTCTTTGGCCTCTTCTTCTCCATCAGCATCTTGCACCGTAAACGTGCCTTTTCGACCCGTCACCACCAAGAGGATCGTATTTTCCTCGTCCTGTCCACGATAACTGCCATCTATGGACACCCCTTCTTTCTGTTCTTCACTCGCTGACGTCACAGTCTGTGATGAAGCAGACGTCTGTTTGCTCGAAGTCTGTGTCGCTTTTTCTTGCTGGCTACAAGCAGTCAGGAAAAGGGCTACTGCCAAGGTCATTATAGACATGATTTTTTTCATTAAGATCGACTCCTTTCGCCATAACCGTATACCATCTACCACCAGTATACGCTAAGAAAGTCTCTAGGTCAATTGTTTACCCCTCTAATAAAAATGCCCTTACTTCCGCAATAAAATACAAGGATCCTGTCACAAATAAGACTTCATCTGAAGGACTCTGATCCATAAATTCTTTGATATAGGCCTTGTAGTCAGCTACATAGGGCAGGTCTTGTCGGTCGCCTTGTGCCACCACTTCCCCGTAATGGAAGGTCGTCAAAATCAATTCAGCTTCCGGCAATCCCGCTTGAAGCGTTTGGAGCATCCCGCTATAATCTTTTCGCTTGAGGGCTCCAAATAAAATCTTCACGCGCTTTCCTGCTAAGCTGTTGGCAAACTCGATCAAGCGCAACATAGCATGAGGATTATGGGCGCCATCCAGATACACCTGGTCGCCAAACAACTCTAGACGTCCCGGCCACCGCGTCTCTTGTAAGGCCAGCTTGACCTGATCCATATCCACTTCTTGATCTTGGCCTTCCATATAGAGGAAAAAGGCTTCTAGAGCTACTGCAGCATTTTCCCGTTGGTAATCACCCTTCAAACCCAGAGACGGCAAGACAAGTTCCACACGTTCATTCCAAAAACGGTCCTGCTCTAACCCAAAATCTTTCTGGAAGGCGTGGAGAGCCACAGCCAATTGCTCCGCTTTTTCTTGACAAACAGCTATAGCATCATCCGACAAGGGACCCACAACAGCTGTCTTGCCCTTCTTAAAGATTCCTGCCTTTTGCTGGGCGATTTCCGCAATCGTCCCTCCCAGTGTTTCCTGGTGATCCAGGCCAACCGAAGTGATCACTGCGATCTCTCCCGTCACTACATTGGTCGTATCTAGAAGCCCTCCGATACCAACTTCCAGCAAGACCACATCCACAGCTTGTTCCTTAAAATACAAGAGAGCCATGAGGCAGATAATCTCAAAATAAGAGAGTTGGTCCTGGGTTTGAAGCAAGGTCTGCTCCATTTGTTGGACTTCTTGGCCAATCCGAGTAAAAGCTTCATCTGAAATCGGCTGATCCCCAATACAAATCCGATCATGGATACTGATCATATGAGGAGAAGTAAAGGTCCCAACCTTCTTTCCGTGAGCCATCAATAATTGACGCAGAAAGGCGATTGTGGATCCCTTCCCATTGGTTCCTGTCACATGAAGAATCGGATAAGCCTTATCTGGCCTCCCTAAAAGGCTCACTGCCTGCTCCATACGATCCAGG encodes the following:
- the cls gene encoding cardiolipin synthase gives rise to the protein MTFRKLRLLMSKYGFSILFMGFELWASFAAFFWLNRWFPHWLSVAVIGLLYVSTILAIVNRNTPPENKVTWLLIAVIPVFGSLLYLMFGERRLSKKEMIQLKNMESMKFREDNSHQLRKELKQESKAVYGLVKSILSMDHNADLYNGTASTFYPLGEEMYEQLLEDLRAAKKFIFIEFYIIDEGLMWNSILEILEQKVKDGVEVKLLYDDIGCMATLAGNYTKRLRKMGIDAHKFNKVIPRLTVAYNNRDHRKILVIDGQIGYTGGVNLADEYINHIERFGHWKDSAIRLDGRAVKALTRLFLMNWYINRGEIEDFDRYHIENKAVEGEGLYIPYGSGPKPIYKSQVGKTVYQNMINQATDYVYITTPYLIIDYDLTEDIRNAALRGVDVRIVTPYIPDKKLIQIVTRGAYLDLMDAGVKIYEYTPGFVHSKQVLADDEMAVVGSINFDYRSLVHHYENAVWMYRTPALKKIREDFDHIFEVSQEITEDTFRFTWHQSLIKEIMQLFAPML
- a CDS encoding SP_0198 family lipoprotein, encoding MKKIMSIMTLAVALFLTACSQQEKATQTSSKQTSASSQTVTSASEEQKEGVSIDGSYRGQDEENTILLVVTGRKGTFTVQDADGEEEAKEVSIDPVNQSMRIGDEPYRYRIEGNQLSLEDLEQAEDDQGIIVLTKQ
- a CDS encoding bifunctional folylpolyglutamate synthase/dihydrofolate synthase, which gives rise to MNKIEQWMNSRIGLNFRSGLDRMEQAVSLLGRPDKAYPILHVTGTNGKGSTIAFLRQLLMAHGKKVGTFTSPHMISIHDRICIGDQPISDEAFTRIGQEVQQMEQTLLQTQDQLSYFEIICLMALLYFKEQAVDVVLLEVGIGGLLDTTNVVTGEIAVITSVGLDHQETLGGTIAEIAQQKAGIFKKGKTAVVGPLSDDAIAVCQEKAEQLAVALHAFQKDFGLEQDRFWNERVELVLPSLGLKGDYQRENAAVALEAFFLYMEGQDQEVDMDQVKLALQETRWPGRLELFGDQVYLDGAHNPHAMLRLIEFANSLAGKRVKILFGALKRKDYSGMLQTLQAGLPEAELILTTFHYGEVVAQGDRQDLPYVADYKAYIKEFMDQSPSDEVLFVTGSLYFIAEVRAFLLEG